Genomic DNA from Thiosocius teredinicola:
TATAGACGCCTTCGCAGACGTGAAGGGCCGGTTCGATGGTGCCGTTTCCAGCTCTGAGGCATCCACAGAGCGCATGAAGAAGCTCGGCATACCCGTACTCGACCTGAACGCTACCGGCGGCTTGGAGGTTTACGTCGACGGCGCAGATGAATCGAATCGCCAGCTACACCTGATCAAGGGGGGTGGCGGCGCGCTTACGCGAGAAAAGATCGTCGCGGCGGCCAGCAAGAAGTTTGTCTGCATCGCGGACGAGTCAAAGCTTGTCGACGTACTGGGCAAGTTCCCATTGCCGGTCGAAGTTATCCCGATGGCACGCAGCTACGTCGCACGCGAACTGGTCAAACTCGGCGGCAGCCCGGTGTGGCGTGAGAACTTCGTCACCGACAACGGCAACCTCATACTCGACGTACATGATCTCGAGATCATGGAGCCGGTGAAACTGGAAACCCAGATCAATCAGCTGGCCGGCGTCGTAACCGTCGGGATATTTGCTCACCGCCCGGCGGACGTGCTGATTCTCGGAACGCCCGAAGGTCCCAAAGTAGTCAAACCTTGACCTCGGGCTTAGCAACAGCCGCGGTTCAGCCAGCACGCTGTGCTGGCTACGCACAATAAAAAACGGGGCCCGAAGGCCCCGTTTTTGATCACGAGAATCTAATCGTTCGATTAGAAGCTGTGGATCATACCGAGCGAGAAGACGTCCTGGTCGCCGTCGTCGCCACCGCTAACCTCAACTTCATTGGTAGCGTATGCAGCGTAGACTTTGGTGCGCTTGCTGAAGTTGTGCTCAGCAGCCAGACCCCAGCCAGTGGTCTCTTCATCACCAGCACTGCCGCCGCCGACGTCAAATTCAGAATCGGTGTACACCAAGCTCAGAGCGTTGTTACCAAAGGTGAACTTGCCGGTTACAGCCCAAGCGGTGTAATCGACGACATCAGCCAAATCGCTGTCTTCGTACTGCGCACCGATGCTGAAGTTGTTGAAGGTGTAGCTTGCACCAACCTGGAATACGGTGGTGTCATCAGCATTTGCCTTACCCTGGTCACCCGAGTAGTCGGTGTAGCCAACGCTGGCTTTCAGACCGTTGCCTGAGTACATCAGGCCTGCGGACCAGTGGTCAGCCAGACCGTCGGCACCACCGGTACCGGTACCGGTAGCGACGCCGTCGTCTTCACCCGGAACGATCGCAACCGCAGCGGTGAAACCGCTGAAGTTCGGGGTTACGTAAGCAATTGCGTCATCGACGCGTGCTTCGTGGAAGACACCGATCGGAGCGCCGCCAGAGATGTCCCAGCTAGCGTTCGAACGGTTCAGGTCGATGATCGAGTCACCCAGACGCTCGTTACCAGCAGCGTAGAAAGCCAGTTTCTGCGGGGTGTCATGACGACCAACCAGGAAGGTACCCCAGTCGCCAGCGAGGCCAACGAAGGTGTTACGGCCGTTGTTGATACCGCTGTTGTCGTCAACGTCGATACCGAATTCGAACTGATAGATAGCCTTCAGGCCGTTACCCAGATCTTCCGAACCCTTGAAACCAAGGCGCGAAGAACGGCTGTTGACTTCGTAGTTGTCTTTTTCAGCCGGAGCAAGAACGCTGGAGGTGGCCTCGTAGTCGATAGCGTCGACCGAGACGTGG
This window encodes:
- the rpiA gene encoding ribose-5-phosphate isomerase RpiA, encoding MNADEMKRQAAQAAIEYLPEGGIIGVGTGSTVNHFIDAFADVKGRFDGAVSSSEASTERMKKLGIPVLDLNATGGLEVYVDGADESNRQLHLIKGGGGALTREKIVAAASKKFVCIADESKLVDVLGKFPLPVEVIPMARSYVARELVKLGGSPVWRENFVTDNGNLILDVHDLEIMEPVKLETQINQLAGVVTVGIFAHRPADVLILGTPEGPKVVKP
- a CDS encoding porin, giving the protein MNKKLLSAAIVAACAAAPAAFADAVVYGKAHVSVDAIDYEATSSVLAPAEKDNYEVNSRSSRLGFKGSEDLGNGLKAIYQFEFGIDVDDNSGINNGRNTFVGLAGDWGTFLVGRHDTPQKLAFYAAGNERLGDSIIDLNRSNASWDISGGAPIGVFHEARVDDAIAYVTPNFSGFTAAVAIVPGEDDGVATGTGTGGADGLADHWSAGLMYSGNGLKASVGYTDYSGDQGKANADDTTVFQVGASYTFNNFSIGAQYEDSDLADVVDYTAWAVTGKFTFGNNALSLVYTDSEFDVGGGSAGDEETTGWGLAAEHNFSKRTKVYAAYATNEVEVSGGDDGDQDVFSLGMIHSF